Proteins from a single region of Synechococcus sp. WH 8109:
- the nusB gene encoding transcription antitermination factor NusB: protein MATRSLTRELALLVLGQVPEQKSASVADQALDSILDQALDTLTQHWRDSLDASAAELDQAQQSLVDSELQQGEPGTHDTVRTHLRASLSSAEQVLNGLSASLELPRLLLLGDQEQIRRGAMERVQKVLTQREGIDRRLDQVMEGWRLTRLPRIDRDILRLAVVDLESLRTPAPVAFNEAVELANRYSDDQGRRMINGVLRRFHDAQSKASA, encoded by the coding sequence ACAGAAGTCAGCTTCAGTCGCTGACCAGGCCCTTGATTCGATCCTGGACCAGGCCCTCGACACCCTCACCCAGCACTGGCGTGATTCGCTTGATGCCAGTGCTGCAGAGCTCGATCAAGCGCAGCAGTCCCTGGTGGACAGCGAGCTACAGCAGGGCGAACCAGGAACCCATGACACCGTCCGCACTCATCTGCGCGCCTCTTTGAGTTCGGCTGAACAGGTGCTGAATGGTTTGTCAGCCAGCCTTGAGTTGCCTCGGCTGTTGTTGCTTGGCGACCAGGAGCAGATTCGCCGCGGCGCTATGGAGCGGGTTCAGAAGGTGCTCACCCAGCGCGAGGGCATCGACAGACGGCTGGATCAGGTGATGGAGGGCTGGAGACTGACCCGGCTTCCGCGGATCGATCGGGACATCCTCCGATTGGCTGTCGTTGACCTGGAAAGCCTGCGTACTCCGGCTCCGGTGGCGTTCAACGAGGCGGTTGAGCTGGCCAACCGTTACAGCGATGACCAGGGTCGCCGGATGATCAATGGTGTGTTGCGTCGCTTCCATGACGCTCAATCGAAAGCGTCGGCCTGA